One region of Lathamus discolor isolate bLatDis1 chromosome 2, bLatDis1.hap1, whole genome shotgun sequence genomic DNA includes:
- the GOLGA4 gene encoding golgin subfamily A member 4 isoform X3, with protein MFKKLKQKISEEQEQASPRGARGRAAPLPSQVPSKSPPPLGRSSSTSSFTDQTDDDSLPDKELLAGMIAEPAFLSEYTIFALDPTKQPKPQSDSVNSCREPLLLYKENNGSGSASPQESLERTSSRDFLNRLDLDTAGPTFDPPSDIESEPEEPLGKMDSLSKEQLLQRLRRMERSLGNYRGKYSELVSAYQVTQREKKKLQGVLSQTQDKALRRIGELREELQMDQQAKKHLQEEFDASLEEKDQLISVLQTQVSLLKQRLQNGQISTELPDPNTQSEPPGESPTREVNVDNFGDPGSNGGNGDSVKTLETLHQRVKRQENLLQRCKEVIRSHKERCAQLTNEKEALQEQLEERLQELEKMKDLQMAEKTKLITQLRDAKNLIEQLEQDKGMVIAETKRQMHETLELKEEEIAQLRARIKQMTTKGEELKEQKEKSEKAAFEELERALSIAQKTEEARKKLQAEMDEKIKAVEKKSSEERVAELENFHKKELATKEQELNERLQAQEKAFQERMKAALEKNQSECLKTLQEQEQQESLALEELELQKKAIQSECDKKVQMMHQEVETCRTRILELESSLAKYSQNDRKQSEELSTLMESEKEQHNKEMTEMAEKHKKEMENMKQQQEKIWTEKLQILKQQQVAEIEKMREKQEEEIDTILKEKETVFCAHIEEMNEKTLEKLDVKQTELEALSSELSEALKIRHDLEQELSELNSKVCEAKQELEEERKRHNEEVEVMLKEHEMSIQGVEKVLKEELNKLKQSLEEKDRHLEELKAHEQKLKESAERSEAELVRVSAKLEEISESHQKTSNEQAKTYEEALAKLQQKLADLEGEKLQLSEQLEKNQSQSNEVKSELGAYISQVRDLKQHLQEQSNENTLKLTSLTQQYECQLKDLQKEADEMKRSLTEKENEIEHMKKLQDKQVEELKQKLLGAEDRIGALQGEYESKLKRQENKMEKIKQKSKDMQETFKNKLAEQEAKLKKELENKQLEFSQKESEFNAKMLEMAHASSAGMNDAVSKLESNQKEQLEALAEAHRRELEEIVQSWEKKLNQQVEELQEKHDMELQEKEQEVGDLKQKLVTFSAEEESSRTEITQLKEEQVKREESLKELQEQLRQSVSKVSALSDKESDLKAQLKKLESDLNQSLKERSELEEQLNKQKAVEEQDKARITELADTLKTLEEKLQTMQSSLYKDHENYEKKIEAIQLKETELKRQTGELAAQLDAYWKNAEALLQTKSSELIDKCSEKIGLVKCKLADCERRTAKVKEAVLIKINKIPQLEAQLREVSDHHSAANTSLQKSMQQLQERDNVIMSLRTDIEGLLTEKEQLQKEGGHQQQAASEKETCITQLKKELSENINAVTSMREELQEKESEISALNKTINDLNVRLESTVSLTEKEAAMSLLSKQHQEDRLQLLNQVQELSSRVEMLGQEKALALDQVDQCTAKLSEWKTKAQTKFTQNHDTIKDLQSKLELSNIEGNKKDEELNKLKEQLAQQSKNIDSLRSELEQKQNRRGKQESDLTAKINHQAARIAELEEHVAQKTSENDSLREELKKHNEQKDMEQQEIAWQLQQAEKVAFEKDNRFKEAEEKVLHLEKQIGSLKAEFESKEREFDQMKSAILKSKEEELKELEEKLNAENSTKLTDLKKKAEQKIGSIRRQLMSQMEEKEQQFQQDKENQLRELEQKVQERDAKIESLELTIKSTRDPTALEKEMLQKVESVKAAVEQDKNNMLESVKQTYEEKIHILHKDLTEKDGLLEKYEKEQQKSIDSHLELQNKQVELLKTLECIEKSYQEEQSRTESLKKELEEQTKKYSLLADEHARCGGDLASSREELKAKEQKCLDMENIVGDFQKKMQEKEAVSQSLEQKIKELENNLVKENEVHKIEVEDVSLRYEEKLKSLQQQLDERNGSLKAFEENAAEKAKSGLELQKVLDDMQNQQKDLQAKLEETEREKQKLRKEVNNLQKDLRALRKEHQQELEILKKESLEEMEQKIRCEQEDIELKHNSTIKQLMREFNTQLAQKERELETAVKETMSKAQDVENELIENHHIETTQLRKKIAEKDDDLKRTVKKYEEILEAREEEMTAKVHELQAQLEDLKKEHKERMAEEERWNNEKVTITELQAQLAQKTTLVNDSKLKEQEFKEQINVLEDRLRNYEKNMYVTSVGTPYRDGSLHHTDVSLFGEPTEFEYLRKVLFEYMMGRETKTMAKVITTVLKFPADQTQKILEREDARPLFASPRSGIF; from the exons AACTCCTGTAGAGAGCCACTTCTCCtatacaaagaaaacaatggaAGTGGATCAGCCTCTCCACAG GAGTCCCTGGAACGAACTTCTTCAAGAGACTTCTTGAATCGACTGGACTTGGACACAGCTGGTCCCACCTTTGATCCACCTTCTGACATTGAAAGTGAGCCGGAAGAGCCTCTGGGAAAAATGGACAGCCTCAGcaaagagcagctgctgcagcgaCTGCGCAGGATGGAACGCAGCTTGGGCAACTACAGGGGAAAGTACTCGGAG ctAGTGTCTGCTTATCAAGTTACCCAGCGGGAGAAGAAGAAGCTACAG ggTGTTCTGAGTCAAACTCAGGATAAAGCACTTCGCAGAATTGGAGAACTGAGGGAG GAGCTCCAGATGGATCAACAGGCTAAGAAACATCTCCAAGAGGAATTTGATGCTTCCTTAGAAGAAAAGGACCAACTTATTAGTGTCCTGCAAACTCAG gtatCATTGTTGAAACAGAGGTTACAGAATGGGCAGATAAGTACTGAATTGCCTGATCCAAATACTCAGTCTGAACCACCAGGGGAAAGTCCAACAAGAGAAGTCAATGTAGACAATTTTGGGGATCCTGGAAGCAATG GGGGTAATGGAGATTCTGTTAAAACACTGGAAACTCTTCATCAGAGGGTGAAGCGCCAAGAGAACTTGCTGCAGCGTTGTAAGGAGGTGATTCGGTCGCATAAGGAGCGCTGTGCCCAGTTAACCAATGAGAAAGAGGCACTTCAGGAACAGTTAGAAGAGAGGCTTCAGGAACTGGAGAAAATGAAG GACCTTCAGATGGCTGAGAAGACTAAACTGATTACGCAGCTGCGCGATGCGAAGAATTTGATTGAGCAGCTAGAACAAGACAAG GGCATGGTAATTGCAGAGACAAAGCGACAAATGCACGAAACACTGGAATTGAAGGAGGAGGAGATAGCCCAGCTGCGTGCTCGGATCAAACAAATGACTACAAAAGGCGAGgaattaaaagaacagaaagaaaaatctgaaaaagctG cttttgAAGAACTTGAGAGGGCTTTGAGTATTGCCCAAAAGACAGAGGAAGCCCGGAAAAAATTGCAGGCAGAAATGGATGAAAAAATCAAAGCTGTAGAAAAG AAGTCTTCAGAGGAGCGTGTTGCTGAACTAGAAAACTTCCATAAAAAAGAGCTGGCTACCAAAGAACAGGAGCTAAATGAGAGATTACAGGCCCAAGAAAAGGCATTCCAGGAGAGGATGAAGGCAGCTCTT gaaaaaaatcaaagtgagTGTTTGAAAACCCTTCAAGAGCAAGAGCAGCAAGAATCCTTAGCCTTGGAAGAATtagagctgcagaagaaagcaaTACAGTCAGAGTGTGACAAGAAGGTTCAGATGATGCATCAAGAAGTAGAGACTTGTAGAACT AGGATTCTTGAACTGGAAAGCTCACTTGCAAAGTATTCTCAAAATGACAGAAAGCAATCAGAGGAATTAAGTACTCTGATGGAGTCTGAAAAAGAGCAGCACAATAAGGAGATGActgaaatggctgaaaaacacaagaaagaaatggagaacatgaaacagcagcaggaaaagattTGGACTGAAAAACTTCAAATCTTAAAGCAACAGCAAGTagctgaaatagaaaaaatgagagagaaacaaGAAGAAGAGATAGATAcaattttgaaagagaaagagacTGTTTTCTGTGCACACATAGAAGAGATGAATGAAAAAACATTGGAAAAACTTGATGTGAAACAAACAGAACTAGAAGCACTGTCTTCTGAGCTGTCAGAAGCACTAAAAATACGTCATGATTTAGAACAAGAGCTCTCAGAATTGAATAGTAAAGTGTGTGAAGCAAAGCAAGAAttggaagaagagaggaaacgGCACAATGAAGAGGTGGAAGTCATGTTAAAAGAGCATGAAATGTCTATTCAAGGTGTTGAGAAGGTACTCAAAGAGGAACTTAACAAACTCAAGCAATCATTGGAGGAGAAGGACAGACATCTGGAGGAACTAAAAGCACATGAACAGAAACTAAAGGAATCTGCAGAAAGATCTGAAGCTGAACTTGTCCGAGTGTCTGCAAAGCTAGAGGAGATTTCAGAATCTCATCAGAAAACTTCTAATGAGCAAGCAAAGACTTATGAAGAGGCATTagcaaagctgcagcagaagctggcAGATCTTGAAGGTGAAAAATTGCAACTTAGTGAGCAGctagaaaaaaatcagtctcaGTCTAATGAAGTCAAGAGTGAGTTAGGGGCATACATCTCTCAGGTACGTGACCTGAAGCAGCATTTGCAAGagcaaagcaatgaaaacacaCTAAAGTTAACCTCTCTAACACAGCAGTATGAATGTCAACTGAAGGATCTACAAAAAGAAGCTGATGAGATGAAGAGAAGTCTaactgagaaggaaaatgaaattgaaCACATGAAGAAGTTACAGGACAAGCAAGTGGAAGAGCTTAAACAGAAACTGTTAGGTGCGGAGGATAGAATTGGTGCTTTACAAGGAGAATATGAAAGTAAACTGAAACGTCAGGAgaataaaatggagaaaattaaacagaaatccAAAGATATGCAGGaaactttcaaaaataaactTGCTGAACAAGAGGCTAAACTAAAAAAGGAGCTTGAAAACAAGCAGTTGGAGTTCAGTCAGAAAGAGAGTGAGTTCAATGCTAAAATGTTGGAAATGGCACATGCCAGCTCAGCTGGAATGAATGATGCTGTGTCAAAACTGGAATCTAATCAGAAAGAGCAACTGGAGGCTCTCGCTGAGGCTCATAGGAGGGAGTTGGAAGAAATTGTCCagagttgggaaaaaaaactcAATCAGCAGGTTGAAGAGCTCCAGGAAAAACATGATATGGAACTGCAAGAGAAAGAGCAGGAAGTTGGAGACCTAAAACAGAAGCTTGTGACCTTCAGTGCTGAGGAGGAGAGCTCCAGAACAGAAATAACCCAACTGAAGGAAGAACAGGTGAAAAGGGAAGAGTCTCTGAAGGAACTGCAAGAACAGCTAAGGCAGTCAGTGTCTAAGGTGAGTGCTTTGTCAGATAAGGAGAGTGACCTGAAAGCACAGTTGAAAAAATTGGAGAGTGATCTTAATCAGTCCCTGAAAGAACGGTCAGAACTGGAGGAACAGCTCAATAAACAGAAAGCAGTTGAAGAACAGGATAAAGCCAGAATTACCGAGCTGGCTGATACCCTGAAAACCCTTGAGGAGAAACTCCAAACAATGCAGTCTTCTCTGTATAAAGATCATGaaaattatgagaaaaaaatagaggcAATTCAGCTAAAAGAAACTGAGCTTAAGAGGCAGACAGGAGAACTTGCAGCCCAGTTAGATGCTTATTGGAAGAATGCTGAAGCCTTAttacaaacaaaaagcagtgaaTTAATTGATAAATGTAGTGAAAAAATTGGCCTGGTAAAATGCAAACTTGCAGATTGCGAGCGCCGAACTGCAAAAGTTAAAGAAGCAgtgttaataaaaattaataagatTCCTCAACTAGAAGCTCAACTTAGAGAAGTATCAGACCATCATTCTGCTGCAAATACTTCATTGCAGAAGTCAATGCAACAGCTGCAAGAGAGGGACAATGTAATTATGTCCCTGAGAACTGACATTGAAGGACTTCTGACAGAAAAGGAACAACTGCAGAAAGAGGGAGGGCATCAGCAGCAAGCAGcgtcagaaaaagaaacttgcATTACACAACTGAAGAAAGAGTTGTCTGAAAATATCAACGCTGTCACCTCAATGAGGGAGGAACTCCAGGAAAAAGAATCTGAGATCTCTGCTCTCAACAAAACAATTAATGACCTTAATGTTAGACTGGAAAGCACAGTAAGTTTAACAGAGAAGGAAGCAGCCATGTCTCTGTTAAGCAAGCAACATCAAGAGGATCGGTTGCAGTTGTTAAACCAAGTACAGGAGTTATCATCCAGAGTTGAGATGCTGGGTCAAGAAAAAGCCTTGGCTCTTGACCAGGTAGATCAGTGCACGGCCAAGCTGTCAGAGTGGAAAACGAAAGCACAAACCAAGTTTACCCAAAATCATGACACTATTAAAGATTTGCAGAGCAAACTTGAATTAAGCAATATTGAAGGCAATAAAAAAGATGAAGAGCTCAATAAATTGAAGGAGCAGCTAGCTCAACAAAGCAAGAATATCGATAGTTTAAGAAGTGAATTGgaacaaaagcagaacagaagggGAAAGCAAGAAAGTGATTTAACTGCAAAGATAAACCACCAAGCAGCAAGAATTGCTGAGCTAGAAGAACACGTTGCTCAGAAGACTTCAGAAAATGATTCCTTGAGGGAAGAACTTAAAAAGCATAATGAACAAAAAGACATGGAGCAGCAAGAGATAGCATGGCAACTCCAGCAGGCAGAGAAGGTGGCTTTTGAAAAGGACAATAGATTTAAGGAGGCCGAAGAAAAGGTGCTTCATCTTGAGAAGCAAATAGGTTCGCTGAAAGCTGAATTTGAATCAAAGGAGAGGGAGTTTGATCAAATGAAGTCAGCAATActtaaaagcaaagaggaagaactgaaagaattaGAAGAGAAACTGAATGCAGAGAACAGCACTAAGCTGACAGATCTGAAAAAGAAGGCAGAGCAAAAAATTGGTTCTATTAGAAGGCAATTGATGTCtcagatggaagaaaaagaacagcaatTTCAGCAGGATAAAGAAAATCAGTTAAGAGAATTGGAGCAAAAAGTGCAGGAGAGAGATGCCAAAATTGAGTCCTTAGAATTAACAATTAAGTCAACGAGAGATCCCAcagcattagaaaaagaaatgctgcaaaaagTAGAGAGTGTAAAAGCTGCTGTAGAACAAGATAAAAACAACATGCTTGAGAGTGTCAAACAGACATATGAAGAGAAAATTCACATATTACACAAGGACTTAACTGAAAAAGATGGATTGTTGGAGAAGTATGAAAAGGAACAACAAAAGAGTATTGACTCTCACCTAGAACTGCAAAACAAACAGGTAGAACTCCTTAAAACACTAGAATGCATTGAGAAGAGTTATCAGGAGGAGCAGAGTAGGACAGAAAGCCTTAAGAAAGAACTCGAGGAGCAGACCAAGAAATACTCATTGTTAGCAGATGAGCATGCTCGTTGTGGTGGCGATTTAGCAAGCAGTAGGGAAGAATTAAAAgctaaagaacagaaatgtcttGATATGGAGAACATAGTTGGtgatttccagaaaaaaatgcaggaaaaggaggcagTTAGCCAATCTTTGGAACAGAAGATCAAAGAGTTGGAAAATAACCtggtgaaggaaaatgaagtgcATAAGATTGAGGTGGAAGATGTGAGTTTGAGATatgaagaaaagctaaaaagtTTACAGCAGCAGTTGGATGAAAGAAATGGTAGTCTGAAAGCTTTTGAGGAAAATGCTGCTGAGAAGGCAAAGTCAGGTTTGGAGCTGCAGAAGGTACTAGATGATATGCAGAACCAGCAGAAGGACTTGCAGGCTAAACTGGAAGAGACTGAAAGGGAGAAGCAGAAACTACGCAAGGAAGTGAATAATCTTCAAAAAGACTTACGTGCTCTGCGAAAAGAACATCAGCAGGAGcttgaaatactgaagaaagaGTCCTTAGAAGAAATGGAGCAGAAAATCAG ATGTGAACAAGAAGACATAGAGTTAAAGCACAACTCCACCATAAAGCAGTTAATGAGAGAGTTCAACACTCAGCTGGCtcagaaagagagagaattagaaacagcagtaaaagagaCTATGA GCAAAGCCCAGGATGTAGAAAATGAATTGATAGAAAATCATCACATAGAGACAACACAGTTGCGTAAAAAAATTGCTGAAAAAGATGATGATCTAAAAAGGACTgtgaaaaaatatgaagaaatccTTGAG GCTCGTGAAGAAGAGATGACAGCAAAAGTTCAtgagctgcaggcacagctaGAAGACTTGAAAAAGGAACACAAAGAAAGGATGGCAGAAGAGGAACGTTGGAACAATGAAAAA GTCACAATAACAGAGCTTCAG GCCCAGCTTGCACAGAAGACCACACTAGTCAATGATTCAAAACTGAAGGAGCAGGAGTTCAAAGAGCAG ATTAATGTACtagaagacaggttgagaaatTATGAGAAGAATATGTATGTCACATCAGTTGGAACACCATACAGAG ATGGAAGCCTTCACCATACTGACGTTTCCCTCTTTGGGGAGCCTACTGAGTTTGAATACTTGAGGAAAGTGCTCTTCGAATATATGATGGGTCGAGAGACAAAG ACAATGGCCAAGGTTATAACAACAGTGCTGAAGTTCCCAGCAGATCAGACTCAGAAGATCCTAGAACGAGAAGATGCTCGGCCATTG TTTGCCTCACCTCGCAGTGGTATCTTCTGA